The genomic DNA cttagaaagataaattttgatgataaagctcccaaagtgtctccacccttgaagaaagtgaagaaacaaagagctaacaaggacacagttgagtcagattcagaggatgtggaagcagcagctaaggaagggtatcaggaatctctgatctcaaagaagccaattgtgattgaatcccttccaactacacaaccagaatttgatgaagccactgaatctacaccgCCACTGTTACCAATTCAAGacactgctcaagacagagtgcctacacctcctgtgtctcctattattgaacaagtacatgcagaagacccaggtacaagtgctgaaatagatattcacaacttggttgtgcctgaggttctgtacttggaagctccaaccattcttcaGTAAAtaccaccaacaacaccaattttagatgctgataTCAATGCaaatattccaacaacacctcttctgaatccagatgatgaagatcagatattatgtgagcatcagaatttggatgttgatcagaacttagaggatgattttgaaacctctatagcctcacacactatcattttatcagaggaagctgattctgcaggctctgtaagttctgatgctgcaaatattgaaaatactggtgaagctgctataaatgaaaatgctgatgcagttggtccttcaggacatgcacctctaccagcagttaataaagctgatttgattaaaaagtttgtgagatgggatgcaccagtaccttggagtgaaaccccaagaggaaaagaatggataaaggagtggaacaaagttgattttgttcctactgaaaaaattcttgctgagcacctggctaaagctgatgagatgctggtgaatgatTATTTCAAACCACGGCTCATAGTTAAcgcattgagtacaaggcaccttcaaggtcaacactcaataactcaagccaaggtgaacaaaattcaagaaactctgattcagcaagacatgaatgtaaaattggaaaagaacaggtttttttaagccagcctttgaccgcattgggtatatagaaTAGACTCAAGAGAAGCACCAAGCTCAAATATCTTATATTTTGAAGAATCAAGTTGCTCAACAAgatcaacttaatgaaatccaaaactctgtggagttgcttgtctctctccttctacctgatgatgccaaaaagggggagaaagtgattaagtccaaatgcaaatctgatcaaccactgaagagtaaggatgatgataatgaagaccagggaaactctgaaaggggtagaggtcatggtcaaggcaaaggtttttcatccaggaaagcaggaacttctacacagagatcaagctctgatgctgatagaagaaaaagttttgataagcaagttctgactaagcctgatgttctgatacagggtgagagtcaagaatcacagaagtttatgcagacactgaagcttaaggggaaggaaacatcagtctactatcaagaccccaagttacagaagctggatgaagaaatttcaaaaagactatttctcaaagataatccaggaatggactttgaaagtctgaaggaagaagaagccaaactTAAAGCAAAAAATGATAAattcaagtctaaagcttctattactgcaaagaaacctccaaagcctaagggcattgtgattaaagagaagacaaactctgaggcaaccaaatctgaatctaaatccaaatcacaagtagaggtagatccaagattcaagggcaaagcaaaagttgatgaacctgtaaaggtttatatgtcaatcatggatctggaaacaaaatctgatgaagatactagtctgattttgaagaaaaagaatattcaaacaacctctgacatagctcatgttgttcaagatcaggacttagtaaattctgatatgacaatgaagcaagcaacctctgacagagtttaagttggcttgatatcagaagataaaggaaaggaaatctctgacattgctcatgttaaactttcaaaaattctactacctgggtttactaaagctcaacaatctatgcaacttttgaagactacatcaagtggttttgaagcaagaattattagaggaaaggaagctagagacaaatcaggattgggtagttctaaagaaaagagagtaaataatactacctctgatccaacctctttgagtgaaccaggagtgggaataactcctgaaagattgaatcaactggagtctgtacaaatggtttaccactctgtattgaaagaagatatcatgctatatttcatgacagatgggagggtattccagattagaaagaatgatattcgtttgaagtactttaaagaattgcaacatgtgttatttctacttcaagtgaaaaataggtcaacagatggtgctgccagttacttaaaatctgatattcaaaggtagaagaaactttactctgtaaagtctgacaggccatactatcctaagtacagagctcacaatggtgatatagttgagatgaagcctaataccgccaaaatcatcactacatttcttggtattaaaggtcttgaattcaatctagagtctgataaagcctatatcatcagactagatcaggatataacgaaaacaaaaataaatgatctcagggatgctatcttccaaacaggtgaagatacagttgaacttaaagatacaaaaaggaggatgcagaatgaacttaaatatgctgagagaagtctgttgaagaattatctcagaacaacttctgacattaaagagattacatactgaagccaagtcaagaactataGCTGATAAATTCTGAAGGTTATACaggttaaagctgatatcagactttaagtatggtaaaagctataaagactgtgagttgtagttacttagccaacttctcatatgcatttgtacttaatgtttttgacatcatcaaatatctattgaacttgtatattatgctaatttataagttgggggagattgttagatatatttgtgatgtcatgtctaatagtgatttgtgtttagttttcagatcttaactaacaggacaaatcaggacttaactggaaatcagtacttatactgaagtcagaacttaatatatcagaacttaagttatcaaaacttaagttatcagaagatatttatcaggagataatatctggacttaagaagatgttcagataaggaaggtggctgattgaaggaaagaagattaagacaaacacaagaagagatatgcatggagaagaattctatgaagaatagaatacttggaagaaaagataactagttgatatattttaggatgcagacttatgttcgatatcaattagaagtttatcttgtaactgtgtgtctatataaacacagcatagggtttacactatatgtgttatcttaatcgagaatattattcattgtaaccctagcagctctcgtgatatttgttcatcactgagagagaacggttccattgtaatactattttattaataagattattatgtgtttcatacttgtgttcttaattcgatttgattgtagtatacactgtattcaacccccttctacagtgtgtgtgacctaacatttatGATAGGAGGATGGCCTAATCCTTATTAGTTTTGCAGCATGTAATATAGCATGACCCCAAATAGATGTAGGTAAGTTGGCTCTAAGAAGTAAGGGACGAGCGATAAGTTGAAGTCTTTTAATCAAAGATTCTGCCAAACCATTTTGGGTATGTACGTAAGCTACTGGATGTTTGACTGACATTCCTACCGTTATACAATAATCATTGAAAGTTGAGGATGTAAATTCAGCAACATTATCTAAACGAATTAATTTAATAGGATGGTCAGGGAATTAGgctcgtaactttattatttgGGCAAGCTTTTTGGCAAAGGCTAAATTTCGGGTAGAAAGTAGACATACATAAGACTATCTGGCTGATGCATCAACTAAAACCATGAAATATCTAGATGGGCTTGAAGATGGATGAATGGGACCACAAATGTCATCTTGAATCTGTTCTAAGAACTTGGGGGATTCAGTTTGAAGTTTAACAAGAGATGGTCGAACAATTAATTTTCCTGGAGAATAAGCTGAACAAGGAAGTTCATCTTGTGGTATGATCTTATGGTGTTTAAGAGGATGTCCCATAGAATTTCCTATAATACGATGCATCATATAAACTCCTGGATGACCAAGTCTATCATGCCACGGAATAAGGGATTTTGGATCAACAATTTTGGGAATAGTGGCATTGTAAGACTCGATGACCTTTATTTGTGTGGTATACAACCCAGAAGAGACTGATGGTAATTTCTCCAAGATTTTCTTATAGCCTGAGGTAGTTGAAGTGATTACGAGATATTCTTTTCCTCCCTCACTAGTAGTTTCCACGTGAAAATTATTAAGATGAATATCCTTAAAACTTAAGAGGTTCTTAGTTGACTTGCTAGCGTATAGGGCATTTGGTATATGAACCTGTGTCTCATTAGGTAGAGAAAAATTAGCCTTCACAAAACCTTCGATTATATTAGACGTACACGAAATTGTCTATACTTGTGAGTTGGTTTAGTTAACTGAGAAAAATACTTCTGGTTTTATAGAATTGTGTGAGTAGTTGCGCAATCAGCAATACATATGTCTCCCATATTTGTGTTGTGTACATATATATAAGTGAAAAATGACTTCATTAAAATAAACAAAGTACATAAAACTAGAACATAGAATAATAACATAAAACAAGTACATGAAAGTATATGTCGAAACATGTAGATGCAGCACATGACATAAAAGAAGTGCATATGAAAACTAGTCATCTAGGCCATAGTAGATATTAACACCATTTTCTAGTTCATTTGTGGTCTTAATCATCGGTTCATCATTATAGCTAGCCAAATTTGTTTCCATCTTTTGTCCATTCTGCCTTTTAGATGACTCGTAAAGTTCTACAAGATGTTTGGGTGTACGACAAGTACGAGTCCAATGCCCATGAGTCCCACATCTAAAGCAGATATCTCTAGTATCCCCTTCTGGTGGTGTCTTCCTTTTATTTGGCATCTCATTCTGCCACTTCTGGTGGCCAGAGTTGTTGTTGTATCCATCATGCTGCCACTTCAGGTGACCAGAGTTATACTGATTATAAAACCGACCACAAAAATTTCCGTGTCCACGATTCCGTCCGTAATCTCGTCCTCCTCTATACCCTTTCCCACGTCCATTCTTCCGGAATGACGTGTTATGTACTTCAGGTAACTGGGCAGACCCTATGGGACGTATATGATGATTTTTCAATAACAACTCGTTGTTCTTTTCAACTACAAGAAGGAAAGATATCAGCTCACTATATTTTTAAAAGTTGTGCTCCCGATATTGTTGGTCCAGAATCATAGTGTTGGGGTGAAAGGTTGAGAGTGTCTTTTCAATCATGTCAGCATCAGTAATATTCTCACCCTACAAGGTTAGTTTTGAGTTTATTTTGAATAAGACAGAATTATACTCAGCAACAGATTTGAGATCTTGTAACCTTATGTTAAGCCAGTCATACCGTCATGAAGTAGATGAACAAGTTTTTGGTGATCAAATCTATCTTTGAGATTATTCCAAAGGGTGAGTGGGTTTTTGACGGTTAAGtattcatattttaaattttcATGAATGTGATGCCTAAGAAAAATGATAACCATGGCATTTTGTTCAACGCTTGGAGTTTTTTCCGATTCTATGGTGTTTTTTAACCCGTTAGCACTAAGGTGTAATCCAGTATCAACTACCCAAGATAGATAATTATCCCCAGATACATCCAAGGCAAGAAACTCAAATTTTGCAAGATTCGCCATTCTGAATAGATTTTAAACAAGATATAATATGTCACATAATATTTAAACAACCAAGTTGAAATAATAACTTTATACAAAAGTTACGACGGCATAGCCGGCTAGAAAACTTTTGATTATTACTTGACGACAGCGCCATCGTTATAGTAGTATTATTTGACGGCAGATCCATCTTTATAGTATTACTTGACGGCATAGTCATCTTGATAATTTTCAATTAGTAACATAAATTAATATGTAACAATAATTAGAATAAAATGAGTAAAAGAAATCATACCTCTTTATGAAATAGTTTTAGTTGATAGAAACTCGTGAGTCAGAATAAGTCGTACCTCTTTCGAGAATCAAGCTTTAGTTGGCAGAGACTCGTACTGATAACGTGTTATAAATAAACTATAAACTATAGAGTAAGAAATGgagaaggaaagagagggatCTCAAAAGTATTAATACTTCTTCTGTAATTGTTCAAGTACAAATGACTAGGCAAAACTTCTATAGTAGAGCTTTATCAACTATACTAAGAAAACTTAATAGGTAAGTTTTCTTAGTCAGGTTAACAAAATCTTGATTTTCGTGACAAACTTCCGATATTAAATTAATTCTTTCTTGATAAGTATCGCGAGTCTTCCTTAGTAAGTATTGCGAGTCTTCCTTATTAAGATTTGACAATCATTATTATAACACATTTCTCATATTTTGATAAGTTCAAATAAACTCAACTATAATAAATATTACTATCGATGACTTCATCACTTATATATGCACTAGTTTTACAACCCGTGCGATGTACGGGTcttcattatatttttatattatttaaatttataataaatttctttttgGATCATTACgttattagtatatttataaataatagtATAAGTATTGGTTGTTGGCAGGATTCGAACctgaataataatataaatatttgatgtTGGTGAAGTTCGAATCTCAAAATTTTAGTAGtgtattaataataatataaatatttgttgttggtgggGTTCGAACCCGGGAGCTTAGTAATGTATGtttttttagtatttgaatctaacggTTCTCATCACTTAATATAAAAGATCTGACGATCATAATTGAGGATAATTAAATCAACCAAAAAAGACATACCAACCAAGAAAAACATATCAAATTATACTCCATTtcaatctatatctatatatctatataaagtAAGATCACAGGAGTCTGACGTGGCTCCTCCAAAATCTGTTATTCAGTGTTTCTGTTTTCTCCTCCTTCCTAATATTTCAGTAATTTCAAAATTGAAATTTTGCATTTTGCAAATAGAAATTGAAAGGCCTCAGCGAAACTGGAGAGCCCTAATCTTAATTGCTCCACTTCGGTTAGGAATCTATAAAGACTGAAGATATTTGAAGCAATATTTTGGGTGAGTTATTCCTTCTTTTAGATGTAAAATCGGGCATTTTTTGTACCTCTTTTATGCCTCTTTTATGCCATCCGTTATTGATTCTTATAATCAGATTGTTTCACTTTTCAGGCAAATTTTATGCAGGTCCTTGCACTTCTCATGAAGTGGGCAGGTGCGATTATCATGATATCATAGTGCTACTTTCACTATTTATTTAATCTTTAAGTTTACACAATAATCTTTTGGGGGTTTATATTGAGCTCTGTACTAATCAGAAAAAACATCTGGCTTCCTTGTGCCAAAGGCTCTACATGTATCGGGTAATTCTTACTGATATGCATTTTCCAATTACAATCGATAGGTCTTTACTTTAGTTTTTCGTTCTTCTCTATTTTCAGAATATAGACTATTAGTTCTAGATCtacagattttttttaaaattcagaGTTTTGTTTGTGTCTGTTTATGTTTATGTAATGAATTGGTGAATGGATATGATTTACATTTACAGCAGGTGTTTTCTATGAAAAAAAGGATTACAGTCTTGCGAAATAACCTGATATTGATGTCCTAAATCTACAAGGGATTAAGTTGATGCAGAGGTTTAAGTCGAAAGAGTGTGTGCGTGAGACATTATCCTGGATGCATTAGTATTGGTACCTTACCAATGATGGGATTGAGTTTTGCTGGACTTACCTCAATCTTCCAAACTAGAGGAAAGTATTGGTAATACTATGTGTTCATCAAACACCTTTGATTCCGCTGTTCACATTGGATATGTAAGTACTTTTATCTCTCTTACGATTTATTTATATACATTTAGCATTTTGTAGATATCATGTATCATTTTATTGTATGTACTATGTTAAACGATATTGAATCTTAATGCAGACTGACTAATATAAATATGAAGTATGTCTAGATCCTTACGTTTCACTAATAAAAAACCTGAACTTCTCTGCAATATCACTCCTGTTTTCCTCTAAAAAATGTATATATACACATCTATATGGTAATTTATCATGTTTATAGATCTCTTTATTGTTGAACTGTTATTTTTTTTAATGAGATAGTTTAGCCACCTTTTATGTCTTTATATTTGTAGTTCCGACACGATTCTAGGGCCTACGGGTTAGGTGAATCtctataattataaatttaaagcATATTTCCTTAAGGTTTATCATATTTTGACATCACAATACTTGTGATATATGGATTATGATATTGTCTTCTATGTCTTTGATTTCTCATTTCCTAAATACAGCACTTCAGAATGTTGGTCGACCCTGCATCTGTACATATGCGTGGTTGCATTCTATAGTTAGATTTGGACATCAAATCTTTCGCAGCTTCTCATTCCTTCGATTTTCGGCAAGCAAAAATTAAAATAACACGGATAATGATAATTTCACTATCTGGTAATTAAGTCGTATCTGGTATTTAAGCCATCAAATGCTCTTTTAAAACGTATGCCACCGtatttttcttattctctcacattaATCTGCTCGCTTTAACACCTTTGCGGTTCATAGTTTAAATATAAGTCTACACTTATGTGTTTCTTTTTGCTATATGGTATTTTGTCATGTTTATAGATATGTACATTATGTGGGTCATAAGTTTAACAAAATAGTTTTAACCACCATCTACGTGTTTTTTTGTCAGGTTCCAACACTATGCAAGGGCCTATGGGTCAGATAAATCTGCGCAATAACTAGATTTGAAGTGACTTTGTAGAGAATATTGTTGCAGTTACGATAGTATCAAAAGTTTGCCTGTTGATGTGCCGTGTAAGAAATAGTTTGCAACTGCAGTTAGGCACGTAAACATCcatgtatatttatatttatatgcATATTGTACTTATATGTGGTTAGTTAGGTTGTTGAAGCCGCAATTGTTTTGAAATATTTTTCTATTTGGTAATTTGTAAATGGTAGTGAAATGTGAAATAGCCTAACTGTAGCATgttattatatttaaaaatagGTTTAGTGACATGGATGGGTATAAAGGTGGACCGAGAAGTCCTCCTGCTGAATTTGACGGTGAGAAAGGAGGAGCTCATGCACATTACCAGCCTGCATTTAGGGTAATATTGATTCCCATGTTTATGTTTTTGTTGAACCAATTTTTTAGGCTACTCATTATTGCGTTATATGTTTACTGGTAATTCATTGTTTAAGGTCAAAAAGTACACTGAATATTGAACTTGATCTTAAATTGCAAGTTTTAACCGCACCTTGATTTAGTAATAGGATTGCTTGGTAAATTTTTATCTTCATCGTAGTTAATGGTTATATCCTTGATGTAATTGAATTTCTTTTCCCTGAACTTTAATTGTATTTTTTTTCTTGATCAAGTAAGCTTATGtattccataattatatgtgTGATTTacaattaatttaaaataataatgaAGGAAATTGAGTGTCCTTGTGAGTTGTTAAGCCATTGTACGATAAGCTTTTTTTTTACTAAATATACGATAAGCTATTTAATTTCCAACATGTACGATAAGCTATTTGAGTTTTAACATTTATATTAGGTTCATGTACACATAAATATTAGCATCTCATGTGTATGCTGGCAGTCTAAAAATTCTGTAGGGATCATTGTTCGGTGAAAAATAAAATTCAGGTGATACAAATGTGGTTTAGTGAAAAGGTTAAAAAGTGATAGAAATGTGGAAAACTATTATAAAGATTCTAAGCTTCCCAAGTTCTAACTAACCTTTTGATTTAAACAATTATAACTGTCAAAATTTTCTTAGCAGCCTTGTCTCTCTTTTATGGCAGGCTTCCGTAGATTACTCTAAGTGTTTGGGTCCCTCCTTTACTTTATGCATTTATTTTTTGCAAGTCCAAATGAAACATTGGCTTGTATATACAGGGAGAATGCATAAGAAGGAGATTACAGACTAAGATGCCACTTGCCATCAtcttatttttttgaataaaagtataaCTCAGTCTTCTTCATTTTTTAGGGTAGAATCATTAAACAAGAATAGCCCTGCTTACAGAATGATCTTTTTTTATGGGGTTTTCATCCAGTTAACCAGGATAAAATTCTTGCCTCAGAAGCATAGATCTTAATCTCAGGTTTCTCTGAAATTCACAGCTTTTAAGGATTGTTGATGTTGAAGAATTGCTTATGCCTGAACAACTGAACATAGCTCATACACCCTCGATTATGTTTCCTCTAACTCAGTCAAATAAAAGGAGAGTTATAAGACAATCATATATGAAGATTTACTGATTTTTTCTTCTACCGTCCATGTGCAAAAGATGTACCTAAGGCTCTCATTCATAGGTTAAAGGCATTGGTATATACTGCAACTTGGGTTTTCGCTTGGAGCTCCTTTGAGTATGGAGTTTTTATAGGCTTATACTTCTCTTTGTTTTGTATGTTTTTTTTCAAACTAAGCTAAATGCATTTTTGGAAAGACAATGAGTTATGCTGTATATGATTAGTATTAATTTTTGCAAGTCAGTTTAAACTCATTGCATTTTAGAGATATCATTTGTATACTGCAATGTAGCTTCTTCACGCAGACTTCTACCATAAAAAATGTATATTTATATGCAGAAAGCAAGACAAATTGTTTGAGAGAAGAAGCTCTTAAAAACATGAATAATAATATTTTTCCTGTACATACTTGATACTTCTAACAACGGttagatttttttatatattatatgtatatatatagtatattaattttttatttaatatacacGAAAAGTACACGGAATGTACACGACACGATTCGAATCGGATATGGGTTTCACATATTGGTACACAAAATTATTTCGGGTCGGATATGGGTTTCATGTTTacgtacacgaaacacgaaattatacgacacgaaagtacacgaccCGATTGCCCGCTTGAACTGCACATGCAGTCAGAGGCGGATCTATATATGAGCTAGGGTGGGTCAAAGGCCGGGTCAAatttttatatttcaaaattttagtATTATAGTTAACTCCTGAATTATGTTTAGCCCGGGTGAAAAAAAGGATTAGCCTTATTTTTTGACCAGTTTTTGTGTTCTTTTTTCTTAGTTTGGAGTTGAGAAACCAACTTCTTCAAATGATTGATCATACTcgaaattaattttttattactTACTTATTTACTATATTTTCTTTGTCTGTTCCTAGAAGACCCCCATATTATACTATTAATATTTAAGGATTAGATTTATTTTTCATTAGAGACATATTTTTAGGTTTTTCTATTAAATGCATGTCTTTTAGTTTTTGAATTTTATGTATATATTAACACAttcataaattttatattttacatATTGAATTATCTAACATTTTATAAATGTTACCACATAAGAGAACTATTTTTTCCATTTTGTGGTTTTATTTCATTATTTTCTCACAACGTCAatctattttttattttttacgtcttaatttattttttctttttgcAAGTTATTCGAatagttttatattttaattatttcatGAGGAAGAAGAAAAAATAATTATACTAATATAAGTTAACATAAATATTGAAAATGATAAcatttaaaataattgtttcaaaatttttaatatattatttttcaCATGTATTCCCGTTTGTTTAAAACCGAAGAAAAACATCAAAATAAGCAAAAACAAATTAGTAAACCATTCCTCAAACTCATCACAGGATGAGATGCTAAACTAGCTGAACATGAGATTAAGCCCTTTACTAATAATAATCAGAAAAAATGAATTTAAGATGGGAATTTTTTTTAGACATGTTATGTAAAACTTGGACGACAGTTagaatataagtttcatgaactaCACTGGTTTAACCTTGATAATTTTCATCTAATAATCATGATTTTACATGCTATCAATTTTTTAAGTGATATGTTTGGTAAAATTTCTTAGCCCCGGTGGACTAAAAATTATGGGTCCGCCCCTGCATGCAGCCCGACCTTTGAAAACTGAATACTCAGCATGCTAAACTCAAAATGAATTATAATCAGGGGAGAACAACTCTCTGTTAAAAATTAGAGAGACATGTTTCAAATAAATGCAAAGAGAAGGTAAAAGGTAAATTATTGACAATGCTTTTGACATTACAATTATCCTTCATATAAAAGAATAAATTAGAATCAGGTTTAAATTTTAGTTCCATAAATAAAACGATATAACTTTATgctattatttttttttaattttttttgttaaaaacagctttaaatTATTCTCAGTAAGTTTACATTGTACAGTAAAATTGGAGATACAAGATCTTTCATAACTCCATTTTTATACTAGAA from Apium graveolens cultivar Ventura chromosome 5, ASM990537v1, whole genome shotgun sequence includes the following:
- the LOC141660537 gene encoding uncharacterized protein LOC141660537 — encoded protein: MANLAKFEFLALDVSGDNYLSWVVDTGLHLSANGLKNTIESEKTPSVEQNAMVIIFLRHHIHENLKYEYLTVKNPLTLWNNLKDRFDHQKLVHLLHDVEKNNELLLKNHHIRPIGSAQLPEVHNTSFRKNGRGKGYRGGRDYGRNRGHGNFCGRFYNQYNSGHLKWQHDGYNNNSGHQKWQNEMPNKRKTPPEGDTRDICFRCGTHGHWTRTCRTPKHLVELYESSKRQNGQKMETNLASYNDEPMIKTTNELENGVNIYYGLDD